GAACGCGACCAGGTCACAGCGGCAATCATCGGCCAGGAACGACGTGAGGCATTCGAGTTTTGCGGCGCGATCCATTGCACGCATCAGATCCTGTACGTCGGTTGCGGTTTGAAGAGCAGCGTCTGGCCCGTGGCCGCGTCGACGGCCGGCGATCGCTCGGTGCGGTGAACCTCCACCAGGTCTGTCAGGCCGGCCCGGCGCCGGCCGGCCAGCCAGGAGCGGATCTTCTCGCCATCGCCGGTGAGCGCGTAGCCCTGGCTGTTGGCCACGAGCACCGCCTCAGCCCCCTGCTCGCGCAGCAGCTCGCGTGCGCGGCGCACGGCCTCCCTGATTCGCCGCCTCCTGGTCTCGTGGCCCATCGCCGCCGGCAGCCCGATCTGCGAGGCCAGGTCCGCCGCGCTGACGAACGAGCCGTCGCCGCGGTGCATTTCGAGGATCTGCACCACGGCGACAGCGCGCCGTTCGATCGTCTCAGGCGTCGGCCGCACGCCGCTTTCGCTTTGTCGATCTCGATCGCTCATCGAGTCGCCGTCCCGTCTTCGGGTCGAAGTTCATCAGCAGCAGTTCGGTTGATCGCGGCCGCGTTTGCGCGCCCCCGCGCACGAGCGGACAGGCGCTCTTGAACGCGGCGATCTTCGCCCGGCGCCACTTGCTGCGCGGGTACAACTCGTCGATGAGCTTGTGCTCGTAGTACGACACGATGGCACGGCCCTCGATCGCATCCAGGCAGCCGGCGAGGCGTGCGTGGTCGGTCTGGCTGAAGCCGCTCGCCGCGTAGTACTCCTCGCAGTCGACGTACGGCGGATCGCAATAGAACACGGTGCCGACATCGTCGTAGCGCGGGATGATGTCGGAAAAGTCCAGGTGCTCGATGTGCACGCCGCGCCACCGCTCCGAGATCGCGTCGATGCGCCCGGGCAGATTCACCCAGCCGCTCGCCTTGCCGTTGCCCTTGCGCGCGTAGCCGTACGGGTTGCCGACGAGTGATGAGAACGAGGTCTTGAGCAGGTACACCCATCGTGCGGATCGCTCGATGTCGGTGACCGGCCCAGGACAGCCCGCGTCCCACCAGGCGAGAATGCGATCGTGCTCT
The Phycisphaerales bacterium DNA segment above includes these coding regions:
- a CDS encoding DNA adenine methylase, which gives rise to MTLRTNQRLTSPAGYVGGKCRIAPQIIKRLPTDRACYVEVFGGMGHVMSQKDPEPNEVFNDIQSIVVTFWLVLRDHRETLIERVRGMPYSREEHDRILAWWDAGCPGPVTDIERSARWVYLLKTSFSSLVGNPYGYARKGNGKASGWVNLPGRIDAISERWRGVHIEHLDFSDIIPRYDDVGTVFYCDPPYVDCEEYYAASGFSQTDHARLAGCLDAIEGRAIVSYYEHKLIDELYPRSKWRRAKIAAFKSACPLVRGGAQTRPRSTELLLMNFDPKTGRRLDERSRSTKRKRRAADA